One genomic segment of Helianthus annuus cultivar XRQ/B chromosome 14, HanXRQr2.0-SUNRISE, whole genome shotgun sequence includes these proteins:
- the LOC110904928 gene encoding nematode resistance protein-like HSPRO2, whose protein sequence is MVNLDCKTNIVSTDNMPNRSPRPSSSTKLSVLVPPPPLQVQDLSPASDTACTAYEHYLRLPEIRDLWNKVEFPEWKNEAVLKPALHALEFTFRFVSIVLSDPRPYANRREWMRRLESLTTSQIELISLFCEEDTCTAPIVNIGESGGVLTREGSSAEVWKLSEGEDATVLVSQISEESLLPRLATWRKSENLAQKIQYTIECNMMRCPYTLGLGEPNLSGKPSLNYDAVCKPSNLHSLTKTPPDQSNVNNYENRTLFTTHQILESWIHVAQKLLIRIESDINSNGFATASTNCYILEQIWKLLAKIEDLHLLMDPDDFLRLKNQLDIKTTCETDSLCFRSRSLTEITKLSKNLRHKVPYILDVEVDPMGGPIVQETALKLYRKKDNGVKIHLLQGLQAVEAAVKKFYYSYKQLLVVVMGSVEAKGNLASVTVDLNDSLGRIFLEPTYYPSLDGAKTFLGDYWSHEGRGR, encoded by the coding sequence atggttaATTTAGATTGCAAAACCAATATTGTATCTACAGATAACATGCCAAACAGATCACCAAGACCTTCATCATCAACCAAACTTTCTGTTCTTGTTCCACCACCACCCCTTCAAGTTCAAGACTTATCACCAGCATCCGACACCGCGTGCACCGCATACGAGCATTACTTACGCCTTCCTGAAATCAGAGACCTATGGAACAAAGTTGAGTTTCCTGAATGGAAAAATGAAGCTGTACTCAAACCGGCTTTGCACGCTTTGGAGTTTACATTCCGTTTTGTTTCGATCGTGTTGTCGGATCCACGACCTTATGCGAATCGCCGCGAGTGGATGCGTAGGCTGGAGTCTTTGACAACGAGTCAAATCGAGCTTATTTCTTTGTTTTGTGAAGAGGACACGTGTACGGCCCCGATTGTTAATATAGGCGAAAGCGGGGGTGTTTTAACGCGCGAGGGAAGCTCGGCGGAGGTGTGGAAGCTTAGCGAAGGCGAAGACGCGACGGTTTTAGTTAGCCAGATAAGCGAGGAAAGCCTGTTACCACGGCTTGCCACGTGGAGGAAATCcgaaaatctagcacaaaaaatccAGTACACGATAGAGTGCAACATGATGAGATGTCCGTACACGTTAGGGTTAGGCGAGCCGAATTTAAGCGGTAAGCCAAGCCTAAACTACGACGCGGTTTGCAAGCCATCGAACCTTCATTCTCTAACAAAAACGCCACCGGATCAATCTAATGTCAACAACTACGAAAACCGAACGCTCTTCACCACGCACCAGATCCTCGAGTCGTGGATCCACGTCGCGCAGAAACTCCTAATCCGAATCGAATCGGATATTAATTCAAACGGTTTTGCAACCGCTTCAACTAACTGTTACATTCTAGAACAGATATGGAAACTATTAGCAAAGATCGAAGATCTTCATCTACTAATGGATCCAGACGATTTTCTCCGGTTGAAGAACCAGCTGGATATCAAAACAACATGTGAAACCGATTCGTTATGCTTCAGATCTAGATCTCTAACCGAGATTACGAAACTTTCGAAAAACTTAAGGCATAAGGTACCGTACATTCTCGACGTTGAAGTGGATCCAATGGGCGGACCTATTGTTCAAGAGACGGCGTTAAAGTTGTACCGGAAAAAGGACAACGGCGTGAAGATTCATCTGTTGCAAGGATTACAGGCGGTTGAAGCGGCGGTTAAGAAGTTTTATTATTCGTATAAAcagttgttggtggtggtgatggggaGTGTGGAGGCGAAAGGTAATTTGGCTTCTGTGACGGTGGATTTGAATGATTCGTTGGGTCGGATATTTTTGGAACCGACTTATTATCCGAGTTTGGATGGGGCGAAGACGTTTTTGGGAGATTATTGGAGTCATGAAGGGAGAGGGAGGTAG